A stretch of DNA from Erwinia aphidicola:
GCAAACAGCAGCGTGACCAGCAGGTAGTAGCTGTAGATTGCGAGCATCGATGGGGCAATAAAGCGTGAAACGTTATTCGGTAAAGGCCCGTCGGCAACCGGGGAGAAATGCATCAGGTGAGCGAACAGGCTGTCGGCATAGCCGAACCACAGCAGTATCGCCAGCAGGCTCCAGATTGCCGCACTGCTGAAGAACAGCGCTGGCCTGGGGAAAAAGGATTTAAACATAGGCACTCCGCTGTCAATGTTGGATGGTTATACCCTGATTGACTGTGAGTAATCTCACTGTGGTTGTATCTATTAATTTCAGTGGTGAAGCCTGAACGTTTGAATAAGTTATTTATACCTTTTTTAACTCAATTTCATTTATTTTATAAAAGCCAACAGACAAATTTCCCACATAAATATAAGCGCAGCGGCAAGTTTATTTTTTTTTAGCGCTGAATGTTTTTTAAACAAAGCCGATAACGATCAATGAACCGCAGTGCTGAAGCGGAAATTGCTTGAATTGGCTGATGTTTTCGGTTTATACCCGTGTGGTTTTAACACACACAAAACAGGGTACCTGCGGCGAAAGAGCGCGTGGGACGGTAATTTTTACGTCAGTTAATGGCGTATTGCAGCGTTGCGCATATTTTCTACTGTGGGGAAAATGACGGCCAGCGCCCAGGCGAAAATAATAATGAATGAAGACTCTGATGTCATGTACCGTCTACTGGTACAGAGCGTGGTTGACTACGCCATATATATGCTGACGCCAGAAGGTAACGTCGCTAACTGGAATCCGGGCGCGCAGCGCGCCAAAGGATACCGCCCTGATGAGATCGTCGGGAAAAACTTTCGCTGTTTCTACAGCACTCAGGATCGGCTGGACAAAGTACCGGAGAAGAATCTGGCCACCGCTTACCGAACCGGGCGCTTTGAAGAGCAGGGCTGGCGCTACCGTAAAGACGGCAGCGCGTTTTGGGCCAACGTCGTCATTGATGCGGTTCGCGATGATGACGGCAGGCTGATTGGTTACGCCAAGATCACCCGCGACTGTACCGAGGTGCGCGAGTACGAACAGCAGATCCTGCGTGGGAAAGATCTGGCCGAGCAGAACAGTAAAAAAATGGCCTCGCTGTCAAAATTCCTCGACATTATCGTCGCCAATATTCCGTCCAGCGTGATTGTTGAGGATGTGGTCTCGCGCGAGATCCTGCTGATCAACAGCAAGGCGCAGCAGCTGCTTGGCGGCACGCAGCGCCACTTTATCGGCAAGCGCGCGCCCGACTGCATGACGGCGGAAATGGGCGAATATTTTATGCAGCTCTCCGATGCGGCGCAGCGCAAGGAGGGGATGCAGCGCAACGAACGTCTGCTGAACACGCCGGGCGGCGAGCGTATTCTGAATACCACCGCCACCATTATTCGCGGCAACGACGAACGCCATAACTACGTGCTGCTGATCGCCGACGACGTCACCGATCAGCGTGCGGCGGATGCGCGCATCCACCATATGGCGCACCACGATAACCTCACCAGCCTGCCGAACCGCGTGCTGTTTAGCCAGCGCCTGACCGCCGCGCTGCGCGAGGATCGCGATGCCCGCCGGCTGACCGCCACGCTGGGGCTGGATCTCGATAACTTCAAAAACGTTAACGACGCGCTCGGCCATCAGGTCGGCGACGAGCTGCTGCGTTCGGTGGCGGTGCGTCTGCACTCGGTGCTGCGCGACCAGGATACGCTGGCGCGCAGCGGCGGCGATGAGTTCTCTGTCGTGCTGCCGGGGCTGTCGCATCAGCAGGAGGCGGAAGTGGTCGCCAGCCGCCTGATCGAAACCCTTCGTCCGCCGTTTAACGTGGACGGGCACAACCTCTCCATCGGGCTGAGCATCGGTATTGCCATCGCCGACAGCGGCATGACCACCCCGGACCAGCTGCTGCGCTGCGCGGATATGGCGCTGTATGAAGCCAAGCGCAACGGGCGCAACCGCTTTGAACACTTCACCGCTGCCATGGGCGATATGGCGCAGAAGCGTCGGGTCATCGAGAGCGACCTGCGCGAGGCGCTCACCCGCCGCCAGCTCAAGCTTTACTATCAGCCGATCACCAACAACCTGCATCAGGAGATCATCGGCTATGAAGCGCTGATGCGCTGGCATCACCCGGAAAAGGGCACCATCATGCCGATGGACTTTATTCCGATAGCCGAAGAGACCGGCCTGATCCACAGCCTGGGGGCTTACGCGCTGTATGAAGCCTGCCGCGAGGCCGCTACCTGGCCCGGCGATCAGAGCGTGGCGGTCAATCTGTCGCCGCTGCAGTTTAAAAACAGCGCCCTGGTGTCGGTGGTGGAAGCGGCGCTGAAAGATTCCGGGCTGGCCCCGCATCGTCTGGAGGTGGAGATCACCGAATCGGTGCTGCTGGATAACACGCTGGTCAATATCCATATTCTGCAAAAGCTTAAGGCGTTGGGCGTGCATATTGCGCTGGATGATTTCGGCACCGGCTATTCATCGCTCAGCTACCTGCGCTCATTCCCGTTCGATAAGATCAAGATAGACAAGTCGTTTATCAATGATATGCATGACAGTCGGGAAGCGCTGGCGATTATCAGGGCGATTACCGGCATGAGCCGCAGCCTGGATATTCAAATCACCGCCGAAGGAGTGGAGAGCAACGAGCAGTTCGAACGGCTGAAAGCGGAAGGGTGCACCCTGTTCCAGGGCTACTACTTTGGCCGCCCGCAGCCGTCGGAGAGCCGTTTGCAAGAGTTTTAATATCCGTAGGGGGCGACCGCTGTTCTGGTCGCCCCGCCAGCCTCCACCGGTTTAAATATTCTCTAAATTTATCCCGCGCGTTTTCGGCCCGAAAATGCCGATGGTTAGCATCACGATCAACATGCTGACCACGATAAATGCGATCACCCCCTGGGTGCCCGCCGCCTGCAAAATCATGCCGATAATCAGACTGCTAAACACCGTCGACAGGCGGCTGAACGAGTAGCAGAAGCCGACCGCACGGGCGCGAATATAGGTCGGGAACACCTCGGTCTGATAAGCGTGATAGCTGTAGGTCAGCCAGGCATTTGAATAAGTAATGCAGAAGCCGCAGAGGATCAGCATCAGCGGATTATTCTGCAGCGCAAACAGCGTGCCGAACACCACCGTCATCAGCGACGACAGAACGATCTGCCACTTGTTCTCAATCTTATCGGCGTAGCGGCTGCAAATCAGCGAGCCGAGCGGGTAGGCAAGGGTAATAAAGAATGCGTACAGCAGGCTGTGGGTGATGGTCGCGCCTTTGCCGGACAGTAGCGCGGGCAGCCAGTTGCCGAAGCCGAAGAAACCAATCGCCTGGAAGATATTCATCACCACCAGCATCAGCGTGCGCCGGCGGTATTGCGGCGCCCAGATATCGCGAAAACGGCCTTTACGCTGGCTGATTTCTGCCGTTTCAATCTCTTGTGGATGTGGGGCGCTGTCCGCCGCGCCGCAGCGAATTTCCACCGCGCTGACCACCTGATGCGCTTCCTGATGGCGCCCCTGCTGCGCCAGCCAGCGCGGAGACTCCGGCAGGTTCTTGCGTACCAGCCAGATAACCATTGAGCAGACCGCACCGGCTATCACCACCCAGCGCCAGCCTGTCAGGCCAAGAATGGTCTGCGGCACCAGCCACCAGGACATCAGCGCCACCGCCGGTACCGATAAAAACTGTACAAAGAAGGCGAAGGCAAAGGCTTTGCTGCGCAGGCGCGTCGGGACACATTCTGTAAGATAAGTATCGATGGTCACCAGCTCAATGCCCAGCCCGACGCCGACCAGAAAGCGGCAGAAGATGATCCACTCCGCCTGATTCTGAAACGCCATCAGCAGTGAAAAACAGCCGTACCACGCCAGGGCAAACATAAACGTCAGGCGGCGGCCAAAGCGATCGGCGTAAGGGGCCAGCAGACTGGCCCCGAAAAACAGCCCGAGGAAGGTCACGGAAGCAAATGCGGCCTGGTCAGATATGCCAAATACGCCGAGATCGCCAACATGAAATATGCCTCCGGCGATTAAACCTGAACTGATATAGCCCGTCTGGAACAGATCGTAGAGTTCGAAAAAACCGCCAAGCGAGAGTAAGGCAATAAAGCGCCACAGCCCGGCAGAAGCGGGAAGGGCATCGATGCGTTCAGATAATTTATTGTTATTAAAGGGTTTGTGTTGCGGTTCGGGCATCCCTGGGGCGCAGGCTTCACTCATGTTACGTTCCTGATAATCATTGCACGGTAAAATAATTTTCCATGCTAATAGTTAGCAGTAAAATTTAAATTTTGAATTACGCCCTGTAAGCAGAAAAATAAGCATAAAAAATGGCAATGGCCGTTTTGCTGCTATTTCTTCCTGTTTCATCCGCCAGGCGTTCAGACTGAAGCTTGCGCAGTTGTTAATGATTTTGTGCCATTTTGTTTCCATACCCTCACGCTTTTCCCCGGTTACTGTTACAATCTGCATTATTGTTACCGGTAACAATCTGCCGGTAGATACCGACCTGGTAAAAAAGCAGGCGGCGACTCACTATTGTCCCTACACTTTGTGTCATTAAAATTGTGTCACTAAACTTTTTGTCATTAAAAAAGCGACCCCCCATTTTAATCAGCACCCTGTGCTGGTTCGAGAAGGCAATGTCATGTCAGAGCAAAAAAACGGAAGCACGCGCAGAGACTTTCTGCTGAAAACTATCACCCTCGCCCCGGCGATGGCGATTGGCTCCGCAGGGCTGGGTTCACTGGCCGCCGCTGCGCCCGCCGTGGCGAAAGAGGCCGCTAAAACCGGGCCACAGCAGGCGCGCGAGTACCAGCCAACGTGGTTTACCCCCGAAGAGTATGCCTTTCTGCAGGCCGCCGTTGCGCGCCTGATCCCGGCCGATGAACGCGGCCCTGGCGCGCTGGAAGCGGGCGTGCCCGAGTATATCGACCGCCAGATGAACACCCCGTATGCCACCGGCGCCAACTGGTACATGCAGGGGCCGTTCCACCCGGATGCCGATAAAGCGCTGGGCTACCAGCTGCCATTGACCCCGCGTGATATCTATCGCCTTGGCCTGGCCGATGCCGATGCGCTGGCAAAACAGCAGCATGGCAAGGTGTTTGCTGCGCTAAGCGGCGAGCAGCAGGATGCGCTGTTACAGGCGCTGGAAGCGGGCAGCGTGGAGCTGAAACAGCTCCCTGCCAAAACCTTTTTCTCCTTCCTGCTGCAGAACACCCGCGAAGGGTTCTTCAGCGACCCGATCCACGGCGGCAACCAGGGGCTGGTCGGCTGGCAGCTGATTAACTTCCCCGGCGCGCGCGCTGATTTTATGGACTGGGTGGAGCGCGGCGAGCAGTACCCGCTGCCGCCGGTGTCAATTCGTGGGGAAAGAGCATAACCATGGCAAACGTACAGAAGAAAGTCGATGCGGTAATCGTCGGTTTCGGCTGGGCCGGGGCGATTATGGCCAAAGAGCTGACCGAAGCCGGTCTTAACGTGGTGGCGCTGGAGCGCGGCCCGCATCGCGATACCTATCCTGACGGTGCGTATCCGCAGGTGATTGACGAACTGACCTATAACATTCGTAAAAAGCTGTTCCAGGATCTGTCAAAAAGCACCGTGACCATCCGTCATAACTCCGCGCAGACCGCGCAGCCGTATCGTCAGCTGGCGGCATTCCTGCCCGGTACCGGCACCGGCGGCGCGGGCCTGCACTGGTCCGGCGTGCATTTCCGCGTCGACCCGATGGAACTGCGCATGCGCAGCCATTATGAAGAGCGCTACGGCAAAAACTTTATCCCGGAAGGGATGACCATCCAGGACTTCGGCGTCACTTACGACGAGCTGGAACCCTATTTCGACCAGGCCGAGAAGGTGTTCGGCACTTCCGGTTCAGCCTGGAGCGTAAAGGGTAAAGTGGTCGGTCAGGGCGGCAAAGGCAACCCGTTTGCCCCGGACCGCTCCAGCCCGTTCCCGCTGCCCGCGCAGAAGCGCACTTACTCGGCGCAGCTGTTTGCCCAGGCGGCGGAAAGCATTGGCTACCATCCGTACGACCTGCCTTCTGCCAATACCTCCGGCCCGTATACCAACACCTACGGTGCGCAGATGGGGCCGTGCAACTTCTGCGGCTACTGCAGCGGCTATGCCTGCTATATGTATTCCAAAGCCTCGCCGAACGTCAACATCCTGCCTGCACTGCGCCAGGAGTCGAAGTTCGAGCTGCGCAATAACGCTTACGTCCTGCGCGTTAACCTGACGGACGACAAGAAGCACGCGACTGGCGTCACCTATGTTGATGCACTGGGGCGTGAAAACGAACAGCCTGCTGACCTGGTGATCCTCTCCGCGTTCCAGTTCCACAACGTGCATCTGATGCTGCTGTCCGGCATCGGCAAGCCGTACGATCCGGTGACGAACGAAGGCACCGTCGGGCGCAACTTCGCCTATCAGAACATCTCCACCATCAAAGCGTTCTTCGATAAAGACGTGTTCACCAATAACTTTATCGGTGCAGGCGGCGCGGGCGTTGGGGTGGATGACTTCAACGGCGACAACTTCGACCACGCGCAGTATGGCTTCGTTGGCGGTTCGCCGATGTGGGTGAACCAGGCGGGGGTCAAGCCGATCTCCGGCCTGCCTACCCCTCCGGGCACGCCGAACTGGGGCAGCAAGTGGAAAGCGGCGGTGGCCGATCACTACACCCACCACGTGTCGATGGATGCCCACGGCGCGCATCAGTCGTACCGCAATAACTACCTCGACCTCGATCCCAACTACAAGGATATCCACGGCCAGCCGCTGCTGCGTATGACCTTCGACTGGCAGGAAAACGACATCAAAATGTCGCAGTTTATGCACGGTCGCATGCACAAGATTGCCGAGGCGATGAACCCGAAATTGATCAGCGGTGCGCCAAAAATGCCGGGCGCGCACTTCGACACCACCGTCTATCAGACCACGCATATGAACGGCGGCGCGATCATGGGTGAAGATCCAAAAACCAGCGCGATTAACCGTTATCTGCAGAGCTGGGACGTGCCGAACGTCTTTGTGCCGGGCGCCTCCGCTTTCCCGCAGGGGCTGGGCTACAACCCGACCGGTATGGTGGCGGCGCTGACCTACTGGTCGGCGAAGGCGATTCGTGAACAGTACCTGAAAAACCCGGGCCCACTGGTGCAGGCATAAGGATAAGCAGATGAAAAAGTTACTTCTTATTGCCCTGCTGCCGGGCATGCTGGCGTTTAACGCGCTGGCAGAGGATAGCGCGGCGGCTGAAATTCAGCGCGGTGAGTATCTGGCGCGCGCCGGGGACTGCGTGGCCTGCCACACCAAAGCGGGCGGCGAAGCATTTGCCGGTGGCCTGCCGATGGCAACGCCTATCGGCACCATTTACTCCACCAATATTACCCCGGACAAGCAGAGCGGGATTGGCGGCTACAGCTATGACGACTTCCAGAAAGCGGTGCGTCACGGCGTGGCGAAAAACGGCGACACGCTCTACCCGGCGATGCCTTACCCGTCCTACGCGGTGGTCAGCGACGAGGATATGCAGGCGCTTTACACCTACTTTATGCACGGCGTTAAGCCGGTGAACCAGGCGAACAAAGAGAGCGACATTCCGTGGCCGCTGTCGATGCGCTGGCCGCTGGCGATCTGGCGCGGCGTATTTGCGCCGGACGTCAAGGCCTTCCAGCCGATCAAAGGGCAGGATCCGGTGCTGGCGCGCGGCCAGTATCTGGTTGAGGGCCTTGGCCACTGCGGCGCCTGCCATACGCCGCGCAGCATCACCATGCAGGAAAAAGCGCTGAACAACGAGGAAGGCAGTGATTACCTCTCCGGCAGCAGCGCGCCCATCGACGGCTGGACCGCGAGCAATCTGCGCGGTGATGGCCGCGACGGGCTGGGCCGCTGGAGTGAAGATGACCTGGTGCAGTTCCTGCGCATGGGCCGTAACGATCGCACCGCGGTATTTGGCGGTATGACCGATGTGGTACAGCACAGCCTGCAGCACCTGACGCCGGAAGATGCGACCGCGATTGCACGCTACCTGAAATCGCTGGGGGCTAAAGATCCCAACCAGGTGGGCTTCACGCCGGATGATGCAGTGGCGAAAGCGCTGTGGAAGGGCGACGACAGCAAAACTGGCGCATCAGTCTACGTTGACAGCTGCGCGGCCTGCCATAAAACCGACGGCAGCGGCTACCAGCGCTTCTTCCCGGAGCTGCGCGGTAATCCGGTGGTGCTGGCGGAAGATCCGACTTCGCTGATTCATATTGTGCTGAGCGGCGCACAGCTGCCGGGCGTCAAGGATGCACCAACCACCATCACCATGCCGGCCTTCGGCTGGCGCCTGAACGACCAGCAGGTCGCAGACGTGGTGAACTTTATCCGCACCAGCTGGGGCAATACCGCGAAGTCTGCGGTATCAGCCAGCGACGTGGCGAAAGTGCGCAAGGATGAAACGGTGGTCAATCAGCAGGGCAATGTTGATGTGGAGAAGTTGACGCCATAACGTTGAGCTGGCCTTGCGGGTCGATCGGAAAAGATGATCGACCCCTACGGTTCGTGGGCATTTCCGGTTCGGAAAACCCGGCCGTTGTAGGGGCGGACCTTCTGTTTCGGTCCGCCCGCCAATGGGCACTCTATTGCCCGTAATACGCCCCCGCCCCATGTTTACGCAGATAATGCTTATCCAGCAGCACCTGCTGCATATCGCGCATCCCCGGCGTCAGCTGGCGCGAGAAAATCCCCATATAGGCAATCTCCTCCAGTACCACCGCGTTATGCACCGCATTCTCCGCGCTGCTGCCCCAGGCAAACGGGCCGTGGGCGTTGACCAGCACCGCCGGGATCGCCGTCGGGCTGATGCCGCGTGACTGGAAGGTATCAATAATCACCTCGCCGGTGTTGTGTTCGTAATTCTCCGCGATCTCCTGCGCTGTCATCAGACGGGTGCAGGGAATGGTGCCGTAGAAATAGTCGGCGTGGGTGGTGCCCCAGGCGGGGAGATCCAGCCCGGCCTGCGCCCAGATGGTGGCGTGGCGCGAATGGGTATGAACAATGCCGCCGATATCGTTAAACGCACGATACAGCGCCAGATGGGTCGCGGTATCAGAAGAGGGCTTTTTGCTGCCCTCCACGGTGCGGCCGCTCTCCAGCTCCACCACCACGATATCGTCAACGGTCATAACGTCATACTCCACGCCGGAGGGTTTGATCGCCACCAGCCCGCTGTTGCGGTCAATGGCGCTGACGTTGCCCCAGGTGAAGGTCACCAGACGGTGGCGCGGCAGGGCCAGATTGGCCGCGAAAACCTGCTGTTTCAGCGTTGATAAACTCATTGTAAGCCTCCTTCCTGCATTTTCTGTTCAATCCAGCGCCGCGCCTGCACAATCTCGGCCACCGGCTCCTCGGCTTTTTCTGTCCACATCTCAATCAGAAACGCGCCACGATAGTTCAGCTGTTTCAGCGTGCGGAACACGCCAACAAAATCGACGCAGCCTGCGCCAAACGGCACGTCACGAAACTGCCCCGGCGAGCTGGCGGTGACGGGCTGCGTATCTTTGAGGTGGATAGCGGCGATGCGATCAATGCCCAGCGCCAGCTCGGCGGCGACGTCATTGCCCCAGGCGGTCAGATTGCCGACGTCGGGATAGACGGTGAACCACGGCGAGGCCTGCTGCTTATCCCAGTGTTTCCACTTGCTGATGGCGTTGATAAATTCGGTATCCATAATCTCGACGGCCAGCATCACCTGCGCGGCTGCGGCGCGATCCACCGCCCACGCCAGCCCTTCAGCGAAGCGCGCCACCGTCCCCTCGTCATGCGCTTCGTAGTAAACGTCGTAGCCCGCCAGCTGGATGGTGCGGATGCCAACGTCCTTTGCCAGCTGGATCGCCTGCTCCATCAGGCTATAGGCCTGCTGGCGTATCTCCGGGTCGTGACTGCCAAACGGGAAGCGGCGGTGGCCCGAGAGGCACATCGACGGGATGGTCACGCCGGTTTCCATCATTGCGTTGACCAGCGAGAGGCGCTGCTCTTTGCTCCACTGCAGGCGCGACAGCCGCAGATCGGTTTCGTCCACCGACATCTCGACAAAGTCGAAACCGCAGGCTTTTGCCAGCGCCAGACGTTCCGGCCAGCTCAGGTGAGGCGGCAGGGCTTTTTCATAAATTCCCAGCGGATGTTGGCGCATGATTATTGTCCCCAGATGCTGGCAATGGCCTGATGGAAGTCGGCGGCGGTCGCCCGCCCGTCGGCGCTTTCGCTCAGCGCCCGCCCGACGATAAACGCCTTCACGTCGATGTTTTTAAACTGCGGCAGTTCGTCCGGGGTAATGCCGCCGGTGACCGACAGGGCAAAGCCCAGATCGGACAGGGCTTTCATCGCGTCCAGATCCTGCTGGCTCCACTGCTGGCCGCTGGCCTGGGCATCGCGTCCACGATGGTAAATGGCCTGCGTCAGCCCCAGCTCGCGCCAGCGCTTAGCATCAGCCAGCGTCCAGTGGCCGAACAGCTCAATCTGAATGTCGCCCTGATGCTGGTGGGCCACCTCCAGCGCGCTGGCAAAGGTCGCCAGCGGGGCTGCGCAGATCACCGTCATCCAGTTGGCGCCGGCTTCAAACGCCAGCGTCGCCAGCGTCGCCCCGGCATCCGCCACTTTAAAATCGGCCACCAGGGTTTTCGCGGGCAGCTGCTGACGCAGCTGGCGCACCGCGTCTATCCCGGCGCTGAAGCACAGAATGGTGCCGGCTTCGACAATATCGACCTGCTGATGCAGGCGCTGTGCCGTCTCCAGCGCGGCATCCAGCCGGGTGTGGTCGAGGGCCAGCTGAAGCTGGGGAACCCGGGAACGGCTCATGATGTGACTCCTTGTGTGGCGATCAGCGCCGCCAGTAGTTGCTGATAACGTTGATATTTTTTCTGATACAGGGCATGACGCTCGCTATCGGGCTGGTAGCTGACCATTTCGGGTACCAGCGCCTGCTGTGCCTGTTGCAGCGAGACATACGCCCCGGTTCCGGTCATTGCCGCCAGCGCTGCGCCCAGGCAGCCGCTCTCTTCGATCTGCGGGATCTCCACCGGCAGGCCGCTGGCGTCGGCAAACATTTGCATCCATACCGCTGAACGCGTCGATCCCCCGCTCAGGCGCAAGGCCTTGACCTGCGGGAAGCGTGTCAGAATGCGATTGAGGTGGGTGAGGTGGGAGAACACCACGCCTTCGTAGATCGCCTGCACCAGATGGCCGCGCTGGTGGCCCGCCTGCATACCGAAGAAGCTGGCGTGCAGGTCAGCCCCGGCGTTGCAGCCGTAGAGGAACGGCAGGAACAGCAGGGAACTCGCGGCTGGCGGTAGTTCCGCCACCCACTGATTAAGCAGGTCGTAGTCATCGATGCCCCACTGCTGGCAAAACCACTCCAGATTGGCGGCCGAGGTCGGGCTGGCTTCGTGAATAATGTACTGGCCGTCAATGGCATAGCGGCCGTAAACAAACGGATAGTCGGCTTCGTCGCTGATGCGATCGGTAATCCCGCTGGTCACCGACCAGGTGCCCATGACGGCGTTCAGTCGGGTATCGTCATGCAGCCCGGCGCACAGCGCGGTAGAGACCACGTCGAACAGCCCACCGACCACCGGCGTGCCCGCGCGCAGTCCGCACAGGGCGGCCGCTTCAGCGCTGACATAGCCCGCCATGTCCGTTGGCCCGACAATCGGCGGCAGGGCAGGCAGAATATCGCCGATGCCGAGAGTTTCTGCCAGCGCGGCGGACCAGCCGCCCTGCTGCATGTCGTACAGGTTGGATTCGGAGATATTGGTCTCTTCGCAGGCCAGCTCTCCGGTCAGGCAGTAGCGCAGATAGTCATGGGCCATCAGCACGCTGCCGATCGCCGCGTAGCGCTGCGGTTGATGCTCCTTCAGCCAGCGCAGCAGTGACACCGGATGTCCGGTCCATAACGTCTGTCGGGTGAGCGGATATAGCGTCTGCGGCATGCCGTCACGCTGCCACTGCTGCACCAGCGCCAGCGCCCGGCGGTCGGAGGAGAGAATGCCGTTACCCAGCGGCTGCTGCTGTTTATCCAGCAGAAACAGCCCTTTGCCCTGCGCCGAAATGCCGACGCCGGCAATCTGTGCGGCATCCAGCCCGCTGCGTTTCAGCACCTCTGCGATGACCCGTGCGGCCTGCTGCCACAGCAGCGGCATATCGCGCTCGGCCCAGCCCGGCTGCGGCACCTGCACCGGCAGCGTCTGGCGTGACACTGCCTGTTCGCGGCCCTGTGCGTCATACAGCCCGGCCTTAATAAAGGTGCCGCCGCAGTCCAGCCCTAACCAGTAATTCATGCGGCCTCCCGGTGCTGCGCATCGCAGCGGGCTGGCAGCGTTAACGCCAGCAGTGAGGCAATCGCCAGCGCGATCGCCAGGCTGTAGACCCCGGCATCTTTGCTGTACGCCACGATTAACACCCCGACCATATAGGGGCCGCAGAAGCCACCGAGGTTGCCCAGGGCGTTAATCACCCCGCGCGCACCGCCGGCCACTTCGGCATTAAACAGGCGTGGAGGAATGCTCCAGAACACCCCAGCCGCTGACTGGATAAAGAAACCGCAGCCAACCAGCGCTGCGTAAGACCACCAGATATGCGCTTTCAGCACTACCGACAGCGCCATACACAGGGCAAAACCGGCCAGCGGCAGGGCGACGAACAGCTTGCGGCGTCCGGTGGCATCCGACAGCGCGGAGAACAGGAACATGCCGAAAATCGCGCAGACATAGGGCAGGATCGCCAACATGCCGACCTGCTCCAGATTGCCGTGGGTCAGCCCTTTGAGAATGGTGGGTAGCCACAGGGTGTAGCCGTAGATCCCGGTCTGATAGAAGAAGTTCACCAGGATCAGCCGCCACATCACCGGCTCACGCATCACCTGACGCAGTGAGGCTTTACGGCTGTTTTTGCCTTTGATCAGCAGCTGCTCGTCGTGCAGGGTTTTGATCAGATACTGTTTTTCCGCCGCGGAGATCCACTTCGCCTCCTGCGGGCGGTTGCTGATGGTGAAATGCCACAGCGCCATGACAAACAGCGACAGCACACCCTCAACGAAGAACAGCATGCGCCAGTCCCAGGCGGTAATGATCCAGCCGGAGAGCGGGGCGGTGAGGATCCCGGCGATCGGCACAAACATGATCACAATGGCGTTGGCGCGGCCGCGCTCGGCATCGGGGAACCAGTTACCGATCATCGTCAGCACCACCGGTAACATCCCGCCTTCGGAAACCCCCAGCGCAAAACGCAGCGCCAGCAGCTGATACTGATTGCTGGCGAGGCCGGTCAGCAGGGAGATTACCGCCCAGGCCAGCAGTGACCAGCCGATAAAGCGTTTACCGTTGCCGTAGACCGCCAGCTTGCCCCCCGGCACCTGTAAGAACAGATAACCGATAAAG
This window harbors:
- a CDS encoding MFS transporter translates to MPEPQHKPFNNNKLSERIDALPASAGLWRFIALLSLGGFFELYDLFQTGYISSGLIAGGIFHVGDLGVFGISDQAAFASVTFLGLFFGASLLAPYADRFGRRLTFMFALAWYGCFSLLMAFQNQAEWIIFCRFLVGVGLGIELVTIDTYLTECVPTRLRSKAFAFAFFVQFLSVPAVALMSWWLVPQTILGLTGWRWVVIAGAVCSMVIWLVRKNLPESPRWLAQQGRHQEAHQVVSAVEIRCGAADSAPHPQEIETAEISQRKGRFRDIWAPQYRRRTLMLVVMNIFQAIGFFGFGNWLPALLSGKGATITHSLLYAFFITLAYPLGSLICSRYADKIENKWQIVLSSLMTVVFGTLFALQNNPLMLILCGFCITYSNAWLTYSYHAYQTEVFPTYIRARAVGFCYSFSRLSTVFSSLIIGMILQAAGTQGVIAFIVVSMLIVMLTIGIFGPKTRGINLENI
- a CDS encoding gluconate 2-dehydrogenase subunit 3 family protein, translating into MSEQKNGSTRRDFLLKTITLAPAMAIGSAGLGSLAAAAPAVAKEAAKTGPQQAREYQPTWFTPEEYAFLQAAVARLIPADERGPGALEAGVPEYIDRQMNTPYATGANWYMQGPFHPDADKALGYQLPLTPRDIYRLGLADADALAKQQHGKVFAALSGEQQDALLQALEAGSVELKQLPAKTFFSFLLQNTREGFFSDPIHGGNQGLVGWQLINFPGARADFMDWVERGEQYPLPPVSIRGERA
- a CDS encoding GMC family oxidoreductase — protein: MANVQKKVDAVIVGFGWAGAIMAKELTEAGLNVVALERGPHRDTYPDGAYPQVIDELTYNIRKKLFQDLSKSTVTIRHNSAQTAQPYRQLAAFLPGTGTGGAGLHWSGVHFRVDPMELRMRSHYEERYGKNFIPEGMTIQDFGVTYDELEPYFDQAEKVFGTSGSAWSVKGKVVGQGGKGNPFAPDRSSPFPLPAQKRTYSAQLFAQAAESIGYHPYDLPSANTSGPYTNTYGAQMGPCNFCGYCSGYACYMYSKASPNVNILPALRQESKFELRNNAYVLRVNLTDDKKHATGVTYVDALGRENEQPADLVILSAFQFHNVHLMLLSGIGKPYDPVTNEGTVGRNFAYQNISTIKAFFDKDVFTNNFIGAGGAGVGVDDFNGDNFDHAQYGFVGGSPMWVNQAGVKPISGLPTPPGTPNWGSKWKAAVADHYTHHVSMDAHGAHQSYRNNYLDLDPNYKDIHGQPLLRMTFDWQENDIKMSQFMHGRMHKIAEAMNPKLISGAPKMPGAHFDTTVYQTTHMNGGAIMGEDPKTSAINRYLQSWDVPNVFVPGASAFPQGLGYNPTGMVAALTYWSAKAIREQYLKNPGPLVQA
- a CDS encoding sensor domain-containing protein; its protein translation is MNEDSDVMYRLLVQSVVDYAIYMLTPEGNVANWNPGAQRAKGYRPDEIVGKNFRCFYSTQDRLDKVPEKNLATAYRTGRFEEQGWRYRKDGSAFWANVVIDAVRDDDGRLIGYAKITRDCTEVREYEQQILRGKDLAEQNSKKMASLSKFLDIIVANIPSSVIVEDVVSREILLINSKAQQLLGGTQRHFIGKRAPDCMTAEMGEYFMQLSDAAQRKEGMQRNERLLNTPGGERILNTTATIIRGNDERHNYVLLIADDVTDQRAADARIHHMAHHDNLTSLPNRVLFSQRLTAALREDRDARRLTATLGLDLDNFKNVNDALGHQVGDELLRSVAVRLHSVLRDQDTLARSGGDEFSVVLPGLSHQQEAEVVASRLIETLRPPFNVDGHNLSIGLSIGIAIADSGMTTPDQLLRCADMALYEAKRNGRNRFEHFTAAMGDMAQKRRVIESDLREALTRRQLKLYYQPITNNLHQEIIGYEALMRWHHPEKGTIMPMDFIPIAEETGLIHSLGAYALYEACREAATWPGDQSVAVNLSPLQFKNSALVSVVEAALKDSGLAPHRLEVEITESVLLDNTLVNIHILQKLKALGVHIALDDFGTGYSSLSYLRSFPFDKIKIDKSFINDMHDSREALAIIRAITGMSRSLDIQITAEGVESNEQFERLKAEGCTLFQGYYFGRPQPSESRLQEF
- a CDS encoding c-type cytochrome, which produces MKKLLLIALLPGMLAFNALAEDSAAAEIQRGEYLARAGDCVACHTKAGGEAFAGGLPMATPIGTIYSTNITPDKQSGIGGYSYDDFQKAVRHGVAKNGDTLYPAMPYPSYAVVSDEDMQALYTYFMHGVKPVNQANKESDIPWPLSMRWPLAIWRGVFAPDVKAFQPIKGQDPVLARGQYLVEGLGHCGACHTPRSITMQEKALNNEEGSDYLSGSSAPIDGWTASNLRGDGRDGLGRWSEDDLVQFLRMGRNDRTAVFGGMTDVVQHSLQHLTPEDATAIARYLKSLGAKDPNQVGFTPDDAVAKALWKGDDSKTGASVYVDSCAACHKTDGSGYQRFFPELRGNPVVLAEDPTSLIHIVLSGAQLPGVKDAPTTITMPAFGWRLNDQQVADVVNFIRTSWGNTAKSAVSASDVAKVRKDETVVNQQGNVDVEKLTP